The genomic DNA CCGACGCCGGCGGCGCTCAACTCCGCCGTTTCGAAGGCTTCGACAAGTCCGACTGGCAAAGCGTGATCTCCGAGGCCGCGCACCTCGCCGGCGGCCCGGAGCTCCGTATCGACTGGAGCGCGTACCCGCAGTCGCGCCCCGGATGCGGCTCGAAGTCGGTCGAGCCCGGCGTGGCCGAGCGGCTCGCCGCCGAAGCCTCGGGCTCGCCTCTGCGCGCGCGGCAGATCGAGCTTGGCGCCGAGGAAGACCCGTTCGAATTCATGTTCGAGCGCGGACTCACCGACGGTCTGCCCGTGATCCCGCCCACGCCCGAGCGTGTGATGCGGATGCTCGCAGGGACGCGGCGCGATTCTCAGGAAGTGATCGCGACCGTGCCGCCGAACCTCGCGCCGCTCACGATCGAGAAGGTCGCGGCCAACGCGGTGATGGCCGGATGCCGGCCCGAGTATCTGCCGGTCGTGATCGCGGTGCTCGAAGCGGTCTGCACCGATGAGTTCAATATTCACGGCGTGATGGCGACGACGGCCGGCGCCACGCCGACGATCGTCGTCAACGGCCCGATCCGCCATCGGCTCGGGATGAACATGAAAATCGGCGTGCTCGGCTCGGGCAATCGCGCCAACGCGACGATCGGGCGCGCGGTCAAGCTCGCGTTGCGCAATGTCGGCGGTGCGCGCCCGGGCGAGATCGAACGCACGGCGCTTGGCGGCCCGGGCAAGTACACCGCCTGCTATCCCGAATGGGAGGAGCGGAGCCCGTGGGAGCCGCTCCACGTCGAGCGCGGGTTTCGCCGCGAGGACAGCGTGGTCACGGTCTTCGGACTAGAGCCGGCGCCGCGGCTGATTGTCGATCAGCTCTCGCGCACCGCCCACGCCCTTGCCGGGAGCCTCGGCATGGCGCTCGAGAGCTGCTGGCATCCCAAGCTCCACGCCTACGGCGAAATCCTGCTGGTCATCTCGCCCGAGCACGCCGACACCATCGCGCGCGACGGCTGGAGCAAGGCGCAGGTGCGCAATCGGATCCAGGAGGCGAGCGCGCGGCCGATCCGCGAGCTTTTGCCCGGCATCGACGCGGGCGAAGGGATGGCGCTCAGGCATTTCGGGCTCGCCAATCCGACTGCCGAACAGCTCGAACAGCGGATCCCCAAGTTCCGCAAGGCCGAGAATATCAATATCATGGTGGCCGGCGGCGAAGCGGGAAAGTTTTCGAGCGTGTTCGGAGGATGGTTCAGCGGACCGATGGGCTCGATCAGCGTGAGCCGGAAAATCGAGGAGGTGCCATGACTCGAATCGTTGACCCGACCGACGAACGCGCACCGCTAAGCCGCACGCTCGCGCAGCGTCCGCGGGAGTTGCGCGGCGTGGCGGCGCTGCTCGATATCGCCAAGCCGCGCGGTGACGTCCTGCTCGACCGGATCGAGCAGCGGCTCGCCGAGCGCGCGCCCGGCATTACGCTTAAGCGCTATCGCAAACCGACTTTCGCCAAGCCGGCGCCCGACGACTTGCGCCGCAGGATCGCCGAGGAGAGCGACTTCGTCATCGAAGCGCTCGCCGATTGAGGGTCGTGTACAACGTGCAGTGTGCACGACTCCGTCTGGTTTGAAGTGAACGGCAAGCCTTCGGTGGTGGTGGCGTCGTCGACGTTCGTCGATGCGGCCGAGGCGCAGGCGCGCGCGCTCGGATTGCCGGAGGTCCGGCGCATCTTCGTGCCACATCCGATCCAGGACGCGACCGACGATGAAATGCGGGCCAAGGCCGACGCGATCGTCGAGGGGCTGATCGAGGCGCTGACGAGCTAGCGCGGCGCGGCGGCGAGAGGAGGGCGCGGGCATTGCACGGCGCCCGGGTAGGATCCGAAGATGGCGAGGAGCAAGCCGCAGCTATTCGATACGGCCGATCCCGAATCAAACCTGCCGCCGGCGCTGGAGGCCGAGTGGTCGTCGGAAGGCGGGCTCCCGCCGGCGCCCAATCTGCGCCCGTTGCTTGCCCCGCGGCCTCATCGAATCATCGTCAAGGCGGTCAACTGGCTCGGCGACCTCGTGATGAGCGGGCCGGCTCTGCACGCGATTCACGACGCGTTTCCCGGCGCGCATCTCGCCGTGCTCGTGCGCAGCGAGCTTGCCAGCTTCTTCGACGGCGCGATGTGGGTCAACGAGGTTATTCGGTATCGGGTGCGCGGCGGCTTGACCGGGCTTGGCGACCAGCTTTCGATAATCAGGCGGATTCGCGCCGGGCACTTCGATCTCGCGGTGGTTTTTCCCAACAGCTTCCGCTCGGCGATGTGGATGGCGATGGCCGGAGTGCTGCGGCGCGCCGGCTATGCGGGCGACCGCCGCAGCTTCATGCTGACCCACAAGGTCGCGCCGCGCGCCGAGGTCGAGAACGCACACCAGGTCCATCACTGGCTCACGATGGTCGCTGAGACGATTGGCGCGAAGGGCGACGCCGAGGCCTACCATCTCGACGTCAACCAGCAGAGCCGCGAGCGGATACGCGCGTGGCTCGCCAACCGCCGCTTGCGCCCGGAGCGCCGGTTGATCGCGCTTGCGCCCGTGGCGGCCTACGGGCCGGCCAAGGAATGGCCGGTTGAGCGCTACGCCGCGCTGATCGATCTTTTGGCTGAGCGGCATGGCGCGGAATGCGTGCTGGTCGGCGGGATCGACGATCGCACCCGGTGCCTGGAGATCGCGCAGCGGTGCAAAAACGCCGTGCTCGTCGCCGCCGCCGAGACGACCGTGGGCGAACTTATCGCGCTGCTCTCACTGTGCCACGGCTTTGTCGGCAACGACTCCGGATGCATGCATCTGGCGGGCGCTTTGGGCGTGCCGAGCGTGGCGATCTTCGGCTCGACTAATCCGCGGCGCACCGGCCCGCTGGGCGCGCATTGCACCGTCATCTATCGCGGGCTCGAGTGCAGTCCTTGTCTGGAGCGCACCTGCCGGTTCGGACACTACAACTGCCTGCGCGACATCGCTGCCGAGGAAGCCGCCGGGGCGCTCGAGGCGTACGAGATTTTCGCCTGACCCCATCGCCGCTTGCGATGATCCGAGCAAGCATCGGCCGAAAAAACCCGCTACGCTTGGTTCGCCCGCTCGACTCTGCCTGGCAAGGGGCGGCGATGGGAGCTGAGCTATGAAACTTAAGGAACTCGCGTCGAGGCTGGGGCTCGCCCTGCGCGGCAACGGCGAGGCCGAAATAGTGTCGCCGGCGCCGCTGGAAGCCGCCGCACCGGGGACGATCATTTTCGTCGCCGCACCCAAGTATCTCGACGCGTTGCGCACCACCGCCGCCTCCTGTGCAATCGTGCCCGCGGAACTGGCTGACGCCGCCCCATGCGCCGTGCTTCTGAGCGACAGTCCCTATTCCGACTTTGCCCGTGTGCTGGAGATTTTTTTTCCCCCGTACCGGCCCACCTCGGGAATCGATCCGACGGCACGCGTCGCATCCGGCGCGAAGCTGGGCGAAGGCGCCTCGGTGGGGGCCTACTCGGTGATCGGCCCCGACGTGACGATTGGCCGCGACGCCGTCATTCACCCGCACGTCACGATCTACCCGGGGGTGCGCGCCGGAGACGGTCTGGTTTGCCACAGCGGCGCCTCGATCCGCGAGAATGTGACGATCGGCAATCGGGTGACGATTCTCAACGGCGCGGTAATCGGTGCCGAGGGGTTCGGCTTCGTCGAGCACGCGGGCGGCCTGGTGCGGATTCCACAGGTCGGCTCGGTGTCGATCGAAGACGACGTCGAGATCGGTGCGCTCACGACGATCGATCGTGCGACGATGGGCGCTACCGTGATTCGCCGCGGGGCCAAGCTCGACAACCACGTGCACATCGGCCACAACTGCGAGGTCGGCGAGTATTCGCGCTTCTCCGCACAGGTCGGCCTCTCGGGCTCGGTCAAGATCGGACGCTGGTGCCAGTTCGGCGGACAGGTTGGCGTGGCCGACCATGCGCGGATCGGCGACCGCGTACGCGTGGTCGCGCAGTCGGGAATCCCGCACGATCTTCCCGATGAAGCCACGGTCGGCGGCACGCCGGCCGTCGACGTGCGCATCTGGCGGCGGATGGCCGCGATTGTCCCGCGGCTTCCGGCAGCGATGCGCCGGCTGCGCGCGATCGAGGAGCGCCTGGGGTTGCGCGCAACGCATGAGGAGCAACGAGAAAATTGAGCAGCGTGGTTCGGCGAGGATGGGAGGTACAATGAAAGGCCGCGAACGCATCGATGGCAAAAGCGGCAGCGCCGGATGGACGCCGATAGCGATCGCAGCCGCTGCGATCCTCGCGGCGGCTGTATGCGCGGGATGCCTCTACACGATCTTTCCCGCCATGGCCGGGCCCAGCACCACCTATCCGCAGTCCGCCGATAGCCAGCCCTCGGCTGCGCCGGCGCCGGGATCGCAGCCCTCGAGTCAGAGCGCGCCGAGCACGGCGCAGGGCGCCGCGCGTCCGTAGTATCCGCAGCGAAACCATTGGAGCGAAGAGCGTGAATACCCCGGTCGGTGGCGGCTCGAAGCTGGCTGCGGCGGCTATGCTGGTCGCGCTGCTCGCGATGAGCGCCGCGTGCGAGGGAGGCCTGTGGCTTGCGGTCCCGAGCCTGGCGTACCAGAGCTACAAGTACGAATCAGGCGATCACCAGGAGAGCCAGGACCGGCAGCATCAAAACACGCAGCCGCCGGCCGACGACCAAGTCGAGTAGCGCGCCTGGAAGTCGGGCAGTGGGCCTTAAGGGTCAGTTACAGGCGCAAAGGTTGCACGCGGTCTGGCCGGTCAACGACGGCGAATTCTCGAGCTGACTGGAGGGTGAAGTCGATGCTGCGGTACCGGGCGGCTGCGCGGGATTCGCGGATGAGCCCGAGGGAGCGGTACCCGGCGATTCGTTGTTCGCCGTGCTGTTAAGTCCGGGGGATTGCCCCGGCTGAATAAACGGCGATTGCGCCCCGCGCGTGAGATAGCTGAAGCAGGCTCCAGAGGCCGCCGAGCGCGCTGCGCTATAGTTCGACGCGCTGACGAAGCCCGACCATTGCGTGGCTGACCCGGTAGTGAAGCAGGAGCAGTTGAACAGTCGCGGGCCAGGAGTCGGCTGCGGAGTTGGAATCGCGACCGGCGTCTGCAGCGGCGTCGCCACGGCGGCCGGAACAGCGACCAGGACCGACGGCGCACCGGGCAGGACCGGCACCGAAGGCTGCGTGAGCGGGGGCGGCCCGGGGGGCGGCGGGGGCAGTTGCGCGCGCGCGGCGCCGCCAACCGAGGTCAGCATAAGCAGTGTTGCGATTGCAACGCGAGCGGCCGGACAAATTCCTCTCAAAATTGTCATCCCGGAAACAATTTCATCCCGAAAAACAAGTTCTCATCCCACAAGCCGCGGCATGTCGCGCGCGCACCCGCGCGTCCCTGCGGCGATGGAGCGCGCCGCTATGATCCGGAAGCGGGGGTTGCGTTGCAAGCGCCCCGCGTTTGGGCAAAAGTGCCCTGTGTATTCATTTCGCTCGACGGAATTGATTTACGAAACGCACCTGCCTGCGGTTTCGTCTTTGGATGAAGTTTTTCTCGAGTGAAGTCCTTTCAGGGAGGTTCCGGACGCTTATGTCGCGCAAGATATTTTCCGTCATGATCCTGATGCTGCCGGCGCTGGCGCGCCAGGCCTCGCCGCTGCTCGCGCAGACCCCGCCGATGCCGGCCGCGATGCCGACCGCGGCGGCTTCGGGACTTGCCGTCGGCGTGCCCAAGCTGCCGCCGATCGCGACCCCGCGCAACCAGCAGGTCATCCCGGTGCCGGCGCCGTTGGCGCCCGATCTGGTCGCGCCGTCAAGCCAGACCGCGCCCTTCGAGCACGGCGCGTCCGTGCTTTCGCTGCCCGCGACCCTAAGCGGCCAGATGTCGCCGACCGAGCAGGTGGCGCCCGAGAGCATCATCAGCCAGTCCTTCCTGCGCACGCGCGACGACACGGTGCGGGGGCTTTCGCTCAAGGAGGCGATTTATATCGGACTCGAGAACAATCCCAACATCAAGGTCGCCGAACTCGATCCGCTGGCCAGCCAGGAGTCGGTCAAGATCGCCAACGGCGCGTTCGATCCGTCGCTCACGGGCGAGGGCGACACAATGAAGAGCGTGGTGCCGGTCAGTTCGCCGTTCCAGGTGACGGGCAGCCGCGCGTTCACCAACAAGCTGTACGACTGGAACTTCGGGCTTAACAAGGTATCGGCGCTGACCAACGGCACCATGGGACTGACGTTCGACAACGAGCGCGCGTACTCCAATTCGAGCTTCTCATCGATCAATCCGTCCTACGTTCCGCAACTCGCATTGTCGGTCTCGCAGCCGCTTTTGCGCAACTTCGGCTGGAACTTTGCCACCCTTGACGTACGCATCGCCGAGTCCTCGCAAAAGGAATCGCAGTGGAACATGCTCCAGAACGTCGAGGACTTCGTGCTCCGCATCGGCGCTGACTACTGGAACGTCGTGCTCGCGGAGGAGAACCTGCAGGTGGCCGAGTACGCGCTCAGGCTGAACAGCGATCTCGTGCGCCAGAACCGGATTTCGCTCCAGGTCGGCACGCTCGCTCCGATCGATCTGCAGGAGGCGCAATCGGCCGAGGCCACCTCGGCGGCCAACGTTTACACCGCGCAGGCGGCGCAGCGGGCCGCGCGCGCGGCGCTGCGCCAGGACGTGATGATGAATCCGGCATCGACCTTCGTGCCGCAGGAGATCGAGCCCACCGACAAGCCCAACCCGGCGCACGAGCCGAGCCCCAATGAAGAGGTCGCGCTGGAGACCGCCATCCAGTATCGGCCATCGCTCGAGGGGATGCGCGAAGCGATCCGCGGCGCGCTGATGCAGGTGAAGTTTTCGGAAAACCAGACCCTACCCCAGCTCAACCTGGGCGCGCAGTTCGGGCTCAACTCGACCGCCGGAACCTCGCATTGCATCCGCAACTTCAGCAATCTGCTCGGCGGCAACTGCGCGGCGACGCCGCTCGTCCCGGGTTCCGGGACCAAGCTGCCCTTCGGCGGAATCTACGGCGACGCGCTCAATCGGCTCTTCGGCTTCAGCTTTTACAACTACGCGGCGGTGCTGAACTTCGCCTATCCGATCGACAACGCCGCCCCGCGCGCCGTGCTAGCGCAGACCCGCGTCCAGTACGAATCGCTCAGGATGCAGTACCGCGCGGCGATCTCGACCGCGGTGGTGGCGGTGCAGACGGCGCTCGCCAATCTGGTGGCGGACCAGAAGCGTGTGCAGGCGACCCGCGAAGCGACCTACTACGCGGCGGAGGCGCTGCACGACGAGGAGATCAGGTTCAAGGTCGGGATGGCGACGACGCACGACCTGCTGCAGTTCCAGGAACAGTTGATCGCGGCGCAGGGCAACCAGGTGCAGGCCGAGGTCGATCTCGAGGACGCTCGGCTTGCGCTCGAACACGAGCAGGGTACGCTGCTGCGCGCCTTTCAAATCGACTTCAAGCTCCAGGACCCGCATCGTTCGCCCTGGTACTCGAAGTTCTAACCCCGGCGAGGAGACCGACGATGGAAAAGAAATTCATCAATCCCGGCGCGATTCACACGCCCCACGGTTATACCCATGTCGTCGAGGTGCGTGACGGCCGCCTGCTGTTCGTTTCGGGCCAGGTGGCGATCGACAAGGACGGCCAGATCGTCGGCAAGGGCGATTTGAAGGCGCAGGCGCGCAAGGCCGCGGAGAACCTGGTCGCGGCGCTCGAGGGCGCCGGCGCCTCGCTCGCCGACGTGATCAAGATGAACACCTACGTCGTCAACTACAAGCAGGACGACTATCGCGCGATTAACGACATGCGGCGCGAATTTTTTCCCAAGGAGAATCCGCCCGCGTCCACGCTTATCGGCGTGGCGGCGCTGGCGGTGGATGGTTTGCTGGTCGAGATCGAGGCGGTGGCCGCATTGCCTTAGCCACGCGCGCCTTGCCGGGGAAAGCGTGGCTCACGCGCTCGAGGTCGAGAGCGTCGCCAGGGAATGGAGGTCACTCCTCGGCCGGGCGATAGACTATCTCCAGCCGCTCGAGGAAATTCGCGAGTTCGCGGGCGAGCCGCGCGGCCTCCTCGAAATCCTGCTGCTTGCCCGCCTGTTCGAGACCGCGGCCGATGTCGGTTACCGCGTCGAGTCCGTAGCTTCCGCCTTCGCCTTTCAGCTTGTGGCCGAGCGTGGCGATCGCTTGAGCGTCGCGACGCTCGGCCGCGGCCAGCAGCGCGCGGGCATCTTCACTCTTGCGGTTGAGAAAGCCCGGAACCAGGTCGCTCAAATCCTGATCGACCTGAACTACAATACGTTCCGCGCAGGCCGCGGGAGCGTCCTCCGCGCTCTTGCCGGCCGCCAGTGCGGGGGACGGCGCTTCCTGCGCCGCCGGCTCGACGGTGTCGCGGATGGCCTTTAGCAAGGTCGAGCGCTTTACCGGCTTGGTCACATGGGCGTCGCACCCCATCTTCAAACTCCTTCGCAGGGCTTCTTCATGAGCGAAAGCGGTAAGCGCGATAATCGGCGTGGGCCGGCGGCGGTCTCCCTGCTCGAGCGGCGAATCGCGGCCACCGCTTCATAGCCGTCCATCACCGGCGTCTGGAGATCCATCAGAATAGCGTCGTAATGGCCGGCTGCGAACTTCTGCACCGCGACCTCGCCGTTCTCGGCATGGTCGAGCAGGTAGGGCGTATCTTTCAGATAGCCCTGAATTACGAGGCGATTATCGGCCGAGTCTTCCGCCAGCAGAATTCTGAGCGGCCTGTCGATCACGGCCGCTGCGCGAGGTGGGGGCGCCTGCTGAATGAAGGTGTCACGCGGCGCGGAATGGCCGGCGGCCGCATGGGCGCCGTTGCTGTAGGCATGGCCGCCGGCTCCGACGCTGCACGCCGCGGCGAGCGTCGCCCAAAGCTGCGCACGCCGCACGGGCTTGAGCAGGTAGCGGCAACGCGGGCCTTGCTCGAAACCACCCGCACGCAGCCGTTCGAGCTGTGCATTGAGGTTATTCGCCGCAAGCATCAGCACCAAAGCTTCGCCGGGCGCAGGCGCCGCACCAAGGATATGCCGTGCGAGCGCGCCTTCGCCGGCCTCCAGCGCGCGATGGTCGGCGACGATCGCGTCATAGGGCCGTCCCTCGCCTCGCGCACGCTCGACCTGGCCTAGCGCGGCGCCGCCGTCTGTGGCCACCTCTACCTCGGCGCCGGTGTGGGCCAGCAATTCGGCTACGATGGCGCGGCTCGTTGACGAGTCGTCGACCAGCAGCAGGCGCTTGCCCTCAAGGCGCGCGATGGATGCCGAAATCGCCGAGGCCTTCGCAGGCGTGCCGGGTTGAAGCGCGAGCGCGATGGTGAAACTGAAAGCGCTGCCCGCGCCCGGCCGGCTTTCGACCGCGATGCTTCCGTTCATCAACTCGACCAGGCGTTTTACGATCGCGAGGCCAAGGCCGCTGCCGCCGCACCTGTGGCCGATCGTCGAATCCGTCTGGGTAAAGCTCAAGAAGATCGCTTCCTGCCGATCCGCCGGAATTCCGATACCCGTGTCGCGGACGACGAAGCGCAGCCTCGCACGTCTGACCGTCGCGGCCGGGCCGGGAGCGGCGGCCGCGCCTTCGGCGTCCGCCTGCGCGTCCTCGGCCGCCTCGATGGTCAAGGTCACTTCGCCGCGTGCGGTAAATTTGATCGCGTTGCCGAGCAGGTTTATCAGGATTTGCCGCAGACGCAGCGGATCGCCGACGACCGCCGTGGGAAGCGCGCAAGGAATGCGCAGCGCCAGTTCGAGACCCTTCTCATGCGCCTGCGGCGCCATCGTTTCCGTCGCGCCTTCGGCCAGTTCGGCCAGGTCGAAATCAGAGTACTCGAGGCTGAGCCGTCCGCTCTCGACCTTGGAGAGGTCGAGGATGCCGTCTATCAGGTTGAGCAACGAGGCGCTGTTGTTGCGCATGGTTTCGAGATAGAGGCGCTGTTCGCCGGTGAGCGGGGTTTCCCACAGCAGATCGGCCATCCCGAAGACCGCGTTCATCGGCGTGCGAATCTCGTGCGACATCATCGAGAGTAATTGAGACTTTGCCGCCGAACCTGCCAGCGCCGCTTCGCGCGCGGCAATCAACTCGCGCTCGGTCTGTTTGAGCGCGCTGATGTCACGTACGAAGGAAACCACGCACGGTTCGCCGCCCAGTTCAACCGTAACCGCGGAAACGAGCGACGGTATAATCCTTCCGTCTCGAGTCCGGCACAGCGAGTCGAAATTCCTAATCCGCCCCTCCCGCCCGATCTTTTCAGTGAAGGCCGCGAGCTGCTGCTGATCGGCCCAGATTCCAAGCTCCTCCGCCGTTTTTCTCCGCGCCTCCTCCCGCGTATAGCCGAACATCTCGAAGCCGTTGTTGACGTCGATATAGCGACCGTCGCGCAGGCGCTTGATCGTGATCGCGTCGAGGCCGGCGTCGAAAATTCGGCGCAGGCTCTCTTCGCCCTGGCGGAGCTGGCGCCGTGCTGTTTCGCGCTCGGCGATTTCGCTGCGCAGCCGGGCCTGGCTCGCCTCGAGCTCGCGCCGCTCGGCCGAAAGCGCCTCGCGCGCGGCGCGTAATTCGCGCTCGGTGCGTTTGATCTCGGTCACGTCGCGCGTCGCCGCGACGATGCAGGTCTCGCCGCCGAGGTTGATGAGTGAAGCGGAGACCAGGTGATCGGTCAGGCGTCCGTCCTTCATCCGCAAAGTGCATTCCAGGCTGCGCACGCGTCCCTCGGTCTTGAGCAGCCGTAACAGGCGCTGGAGCTGCTCGGGGTCGTGCCACAGGACCAATTCCATCGGGCTGTGCCCGAGCGCCTCGTCGCGCGTGTAACCGGTCAGGTCGGAAAAGGCCTGGTTGACGTCGAGATAGCGGCCGTCTTTGAGACGGATAAGGGTGATACTGTCGCCCGTAGCCTCGAGCACCTTGCGCAGCCTCTCCTCGCTGGCAACGACCTGGCTGCGGCTGAGCTCCAGCTCGCGCAGCTCAACGGTCAGTGCTTCTCGCGCCGCGGACAGTTCGCGTTCCGCTCGCTTACGCGTAGAGATGTCGTGCCCGATCGAGATTACGCATTCCCCGCCGGCGATCTCGACCATCGTCGCGGAAACGAGGCTCGGCACTATTCGGCCATCCCTGTTACGCAGATCGGCCTCGAAATTGCGCACCCTGCCGTGCGCGCGCAGCTCACGCACAAAGTCGCGCAGCTGCGGGCGGGACCAGCGGCCCAGCTTGAGAGGGGAAACGCCGAGGACTTCTTCCCGCGTATAGCCGGTCTTGAGGAATTCGCGGTTGACCTCCAGCGTGGCGCCGTCGGACATGCGCGTGATCGCCATGCTGTCGGTGAGGGTGTCGAAGACCTTGCGCAGCACCGCTTCGCTATCGCGCAGGCTTCGCTCAGCTCGCTCGCGCCCGGCCATAATCGACGTGCGCTGGGCGAGCGCATCGGCCAGCTCCCTATGGCTCCTGCGCGAACGGTCCATCCACTGGGACACTTCCGCGCGGTACCGCTCGCGCGTCGCAAGGACGAAGTGACCGAGTGCGATCCCCAGCGCGACACCGAAATATCGATAAGCGCTCTGTCTGTCGAACGGCGCGTGCATCAATTCCGGCATCACTGCCGTCGCCAATGCGACCACGCTCAACCCCGCCTGCCAGCGAGCGGACCACTCAAGTAGCGCACCCGTACCGATCAGAGTGAAGGTGAGAGTGATGGTAAGCGGTACGAGGTCGCCCGTGAGGAGGCGCAACTTGAGGGTCAGTGCGTGAATCGCGATCAGGTTTGCCAGGCAGACCAGCCGCCAGTGGCGTTCGAACCATCGTAAATACGTGAGCGCGAATACGCAGAGGGTTAACCCAACAGCGGCGGCGTGCAGCACGGCGTCCGCGAGCTTCAGCGGCGGAGGAATGAAAAAATCGGCGACGAGATAGAGAATCTCGAAACCGGCCAATAATAGCGCGCCGGTTCGCAGCAGCTGCAGGTTCCAACCCGGGACCGCTGTTTCGAGTTCGTTAAATCCGGGAGGCGGCTTGCGCGCGTCCGATGTCTGCTCCGCAGCCGGAGCGGACATCGCGGACGCCCACTTATCAGCAGAAGTTCCCACGTCAATGCTGGAATCGGCCGGCGCTCGTTTCCTGACCGCCATTGACGATGCTCCGTTGCTCCTGCCTATCGATACATCGAGGCGCAAGAGCCGCCGTATAGTAGCAATTCGCAGTAACAAGCGCGACGGTCCCGTTTCGCAGCCTAATCCGTGCAAAGGATATTCCCGTGCAAAATAACGCCAACTGGCGAAAGGGACGGCTTCGATCGTTACAGGACCGAGAACTATGCCTCGGAAATGATACATCGAGCGGCAGTCACCGTCTCGAGAAAGACGCAAACTCTGGAAGTTGCCAACGTCGCGCAATTTCTCAAGCACGATCGGCGCCGCGGGCGAGAAACCACGAGGAACCAGTATTCAGCAGGCAGCGAGTGCACGCGTAAAGTCTTCGATCAGATCTTCGGTAGCCTCGAGACCCACCGAGAACCGGATCAATCCTTCCGCGATTCCCGCGCGTGCGCGTTCCTGCGGCGTCATCCCGGAGTGCGACGTCGTTGCCGGCCGCGTGATCAGGCTTTCGACGCCGCCCAGGCTCGGCGCCGAGATCGGCAGCGTCACGTGGTCGATAAACCGTTCCGCGGCAGCCACGCCGCCTTCGAGCTCGAAGCTCAGCATCCCACCGAAACCGTCGAGCAGCTCACGGGCGCGCGGATGGTCGGGGCTGCTCTCGAGTCCCGGGTACTTGACCCGCCGCACCTTCGGATGAGCCTCAAAGAAGCGCGCGATCTTGAGCGCGCTCTCGTTCTGATAACGCACTCGCACCGCAAGCGTTTTCATCCCGCGATGAAGGAGGAAGCAGGCGTGCGGATCGAGAACGCCGCCCAGATGGTTGAGCTTGTGCGAGACCTTTTCGACCAACTCCGCGCGTCCGATAACCGCGCCGGCCACGATGTCGGAGTGGCCGTTTAAGTACTTGGTGCAGCTGTGCAAGGACAGGTCGAAGCCGACCTCCGCCGGGCGGAAATTGACCGGGCTTGCGAAGGTGTTGTCGATGATCGACACGAGGCCGTGGGCCGCGGCGAACTCGACCACCGCGCGCAGGTTCGCCACACCCATCAGCGGGTTGGAAACCGTCTCGACATAGATCGCGCGCGTGCGCCCAGTGAGCTGTTCGCGCCACGACGCCGGGTCGCCGGCGTCGATGAAGTCGGCGCCAATCTGAAGCGCAGGCAGGTCGGCCGTCAGCAGGTCGTGAGTGCCGCCGTACAGACAATCCTGGGCGAGCAGACGGTCGCCCGCGCCGAGCAGCGCGAGCAATGTGGCGGAAATCGCCGCCATCCCGCTTCCCGTCACCAGCGCCGCCTCTGCATTTTCGAGCGCCGCCAGCTTGCGATGCAGCACGTCGTGATTCGGCGTGTTGCTCAGCCGGATGTAGCGGAGGTCGTGGTAATTCTGCTCGCCGCGATAGGCAAAGGTCGCGGACTGGAAAATCGGCATAGCGACCGCGCCGCCGATGAGCGGGTCGGGCTCGCCGGCGTGAATCAGTTTGGTTTCGATTGCCCGGATAACCTTCGACATGGCGCACCTCGGCGGGCGGCAGCTCGATACAACCGCGGTCCGGAAAAGATCCGCCGCTTTGGACGAGCTGAAGCGGGAATTTTTGCTCTTTTAGCATCATGGATGGTGATTTCACACTGCTCCGGCCGTCGCCTTTCGTGCCGCTTCGCGCGCGGCTAAGCTTAAGGTTCCAAACGCGGCTGCGCGGGCATGAAGGAGCAGGGAGCGCAACGAAATTGAAGGCGATCGTTATCGGCGGCGGTATCATCGGATGCTCGGTGGCCTGGCGGCTCGCGGCCGAAGGC from Candidatus Binataceae bacterium includes the following:
- a CDS encoding TolC family protein, translating into MSRKIFSVMILMLPALARQASPLLAQTPPMPAAMPTAAASGLAVGVPKLPPIATPRNQQVIPVPAPLAPDLVAPSSQTAPFEHGASVLSLPATLSGQMSPTEQVAPESIISQSFLRTRDDTVRGLSLKEAIYIGLENNPNIKVAELDPLASQESVKIANGAFDPSLTGEGDTMKSVVPVSSPFQVTGSRAFTNKLYDWNFGLNKVSALTNGTMGLTFDNERAYSNSSFSSINPSYVPQLALSVSQPLLRNFGWNFATLDVRIAESSQKESQWNMLQNVEDFVLRIGADYWNVVLAEENLQVAEYALRLNSDLVRQNRISLQVGTLAPIDLQEAQSAEATSAANVYTAQAAQRAARAALRQDVMMNPASTFVPQEIEPTDKPNPAHEPSPNEEVALETAIQYRPSLEGMREAIRGALMQVKFSENQTLPQLNLGAQFGLNSTAGTSHCIRNFSNLLGGNCAATPLVPGSGTKLPFGGIYGDALNRLFGFSFYNYAAVLNFAYPIDNAAPRAVLAQTRVQYESLRMQYRAAISTAVVAVQTALANLVADQKRVQATREATYYAAEALHDEEIRFKVGMATTHDLLQFQEQLIAAQGNQVQAEVDLEDARLALEHEQGTLLRAFQIDFKLQDPHRSPWYSKF
- a CDS encoding RidA family protein — encoded protein: MEKKFINPGAIHTPHGYTHVVEVRDGRLLFVSGQVAIDKDGQIVGKGDLKAQARKAAENLVAALEGAGASLADVIKMNTYVVNYKQDDYRAINDMRREFFPKENPPASTLIGVAALAVDGLLVEIEAVAALP
- a CDS encoding Hpt domain-containing protein; translation: MGCDAHVTKPVKRSTLLKAIRDTVEPAAQEAPSPALAAGKSAEDAPAACAERIVVQVDQDLSDLVPGFLNRKSEDARALLAAAERRDAQAIATLGHKLKGEGGSYGLDAVTDIGRGLEQAGKQQDFEEAARLARELANFLERLEIVYRPAEE
- a CDS encoding PAS domain S-box protein: MAGFEILYLVADFFIPPPLKLADAVLHAAAVGLTLCVFALTYLRWFERHWRLVCLANLIAIHALTLKLRLLTGDLVPLTITLTFTLIGTGALLEWSARWQAGLSVVALATAVMPELMHAPFDRQSAYRYFGVALGIALGHFVLATRERYRAEVSQWMDRSRRSHRELADALAQRTSIMAGRERAERSLRDSEAVLRKVFDTLTDSMAITRMSDGATLEVNREFLKTGYTREEVLGVSPLKLGRWSRPQLRDFVRELRAHGRVRNFEADLRNRDGRIVPSLVSATMVEIAGGECVISIGHDISTRKRAERELSAAREALTVELRELELSRSQVVASEERLRKVLEATGDSITLIRLKDGRYLDVNQAFSDLTGYTRDEALGHSPMELVLWHDPEQLQRLLRLLKTEGRVRSLECTLRMKDGRLTDHLVSASLINLGGETCIVAATRDVTEIKRTERELRAAREALSAERRELEASQARLRSEIAERETARRQLRQGEESLRRIFDAGLDAITIKRLRDGRYIDVNNGFEMFGYTREEARRKTAEELGIWADQQQLAAFTEKIGREGRIRNFDSLCRTRDGRIIPSLVSAVTVELGGEPCVVSFVRDISALKQTERELIAAREAALAGSAAKSQLLSMMSHEIRTPMNAVFGMADLLWETPLTGEQRLYLETMRNNSASLLNLIDGILDLSKVESGRLSLEYSDFDLAELAEGATETMAPQAHEKGLELALRIPCALPTAVVGDPLRLRQILINLLGNAIKFTARGEVTLTIEAAEDAQADAEGAAAAPGPAATVRRARLRFVVRDTGIGIPADRQEAIFLSFTQTDSTIGHRCGGSGLGLAIVKRLVELMNGSIAVESRPGAGSAFSFTIALALQPGTPAKASAISASIARLEGKRLLLVDDSSTSRAIVAELLAHTGAEVEVATDGGAALGQVERARGEGRPYDAIVADHRALEAGEGALARHILGAAPAPGEALVLMLAANNLNAQLERLRAGGFEQGPRCRYLLKPVRRAQLWATLAAACSVGAGGHAYSNGAHAAAGHSAPRDTFIQQAPPPRAAAVIDRPLRILLAEDSADNRLVIQGYLKDTPYLLDHAENGEVAVQKFAAGHYDAILMDLQTPVMDGYEAVAAIRRSSRETAAGPRRLSRLPLSLMKKPCEGV